From Bacillota bacterium, one genomic window encodes:
- the fliM gene encoding flagellar motor switch protein FliM, with translation MDEILSQEEINALLSSFAKQEVERAAKSGNGKKKQVRPYDFRRPDKLSKEQLRTIEMIHETFARLLTTWMSTYLRLPVRVTLTSSEQMSFDEFSSSLPIPGVIAVFNISPPDGEAILSLEPLLAFGMLDRVLGGPGQAKGKPRELTDIEQRLMQDLTAKVLDLLTRAWSDVTAFSARLENIVASPQFAQITAETETVGTVSLQVTLGEITGGVTLCYPYPVLQPVLPRLVATRWFKKQTGRGAEASSAEAIRQRLANVQVPVTVELGQATVLVGDFLDLAVGDIIKLDSRRGEDLVVRVGGGAKFVARPGVIGKRLAFQVSRVLYDRGGTLR, from the coding sequence TTGGACGAGATCCTTTCTCAAGAGGAGATTAACGCTCTGCTCTCTTCGTTCGCGAAGCAGGAAGTGGAGCGCGCCGCAAAGAGCGGGAACGGCAAGAAGAAGCAGGTGCGGCCGTATGATTTCCGCCGTCCCGACAAGCTGTCCAAGGAGCAGCTGCGCACCATTGAGATGATACACGAGACCTTCGCTCGGTTGCTTACGACGTGGATGTCCACGTATCTGAGGCTGCCGGTCAGGGTCACGCTGACATCAAGTGAGCAGATGTCCTTCGACGAGTTCTCGTCGTCCTTGCCAATCCCCGGCGTCATAGCGGTTTTCAACATCAGCCCGCCGGACGGTGAGGCCATCCTCTCCCTGGAGCCACTTCTTGCCTTCGGCATGCTCGATAGGGTGCTGGGGGGACCGGGCCAAGCCAAGGGCAAGCCTCGCGAGCTCACCGATATAGAGCAGCGTCTCATGCAGGATCTCACAGCGAAGGTGCTGGACTTGCTTACCCGTGCGTGGTCCGACGTGACGGCCTTCTCAGCGCGGCTCGAGAATATAGTCGCGAGCCCCCAATTCGCGCAGATCACGGCCGAGACGGAAACCGTCGGCACAGTGTCTCTCCAGGTCACCTTGGGCGAGATCACGGGCGGTGTCACGCTGTGCTATCCGTACCCCGTTCTTCAGCCGGTGCTGCCGAGGCTTGTGGCGACGCGGTGGTTCAAGAAACAGACCGGGCGAGGTGCGGAGGCTAGCTCGGCGGAGGCCATCAGGCAGCGTCTGGCGAACGTTCAGGTGCCCGTGACCGTGGAACTTGGCCAAGCCACCGTCCTAGTGGGCGACTTCCTCGACCTTGCGGTGGGGGACATCATCAAGCTCGACTCCAGGCGCGGCGAAGACCTCGTTGTGCGGGTGGGTGGAGGAGCCAAGTTCGTGGCGCGACCAGGGGTAATCGGGAAGAGGCTTGCGTTCCAGGTGTCGCGCGTTCTGTACGACAGGGGAGGGACCTTGAGATGA
- the fliO gene encoding flagellar biosynthetic protein FliO, which yields MDVVVTGIRLAVSLALVIALIYLVGLALRSLQWRRAGRRGRPAMELCESLPLGPGRAVHLVRVGDRLLVLGATGTHVSMLAELAPGSLDEAERQEGPAGAADSESGRRFHEVLKAYMGRFGDSEDSGEDTGEGDIR from the coding sequence GTGGACGTGGTCGTGACGGGAATCCGGCTCGCAGTGAGTCTTGCGCTGGTCATCGCCCTCATATACCTTGTCGGGTTGGCTCTGCGGTCCCTGCAGTGGCGACGTGCCGGAAGGAGGGGTCGTCCGGCCATGGAGCTGTGCGAGTCGCTGCCCCTCGGGCCGGGGCGGGCAGTGCACCTGGTGCGGGTCGGGGACAGGCTCCTCGTTCTTGGGGCCACGGGAACGCACGTTTCGATGCTGGCGGAGTTGGCTCCGGGTTCACTGGACGAAGCGGAACGACAAGAGGGCCCCGCTGGGGCCGCCGATTCCGAAAGCGGGCGGAGGTTCCATGAGGTTCTGAAGGCATACATGGGGCGCTTTGGAGACTCTGAGGACTCGGGAGAGGACACCGGTGAAGGCGACATCCGATAG
- the fliP gene encoding flagellar type III secretion system pore protein FliP (The bacterial flagellar biogenesis protein FliP forms a type III secretion system (T3SS)-type pore required for flagellar assembly.): protein MLPLPRIEVGVESADSPKEVSTSLQILALLTVLTLAPAILVMLTSFTRIIIVLSFVRSAMGSQQVPPNQVLIGLALFLTFFVMAPTLGAANEQALQPYLQGEISQQVALDRAAAPLREFMLRQTREKDIALFTALAKAKQPANPSEVPLLVLIPAFTISELKTAFEIGFLIYVPFLVIDMVVASVLMSMGMLMLPPVMISLPFKLLLFVMVDGWNLVIGSLLRSFH, encoded by the coding sequence ATGTTGCCTCTGCCCAGGATAGAGGTGGGAGTTGAGTCGGCGGACAGCCCGAAGGAAGTCTCGACGTCCCTCCAGATTCTCGCGCTCTTGACCGTGCTGACCCTTGCGCCCGCCATTCTCGTTATGCTCACCTCTTTCACGAGGATCATCATAGTGCTTTCGTTCGTCCGGAGCGCCATGGGCTCACAGCAAGTACCGCCGAACCAGGTTCTCATAGGGCTTGCTCTCTTCCTCACGTTCTTCGTTATGGCGCCGACGCTGGGGGCAGCCAACGAACAAGCGCTTCAGCCGTACCTGCAGGGGGAGATCTCACAGCAGGTGGCGCTCGACCGCGCGGCCGCGCCGCTACGCGAGTTCATGCTCAGGCAGACCCGGGAAAAAGACATCGCGCTCTTCACAGCGCTCGCGAAAGCGAAGCAGCCTGCGAACCCGTCGGAGGTGCCGCTTCTCGTGCTGATTCCGGCGTTCACGATAAGTGAGCTCAAGACCGCCTTCGAGATCGGGTTTCTCATATACGTTCCGTTCCTCGTCATCGACATGGTCGTTGCGAGCGTCTTGATGTCAATGGGCATGCTGATGCTGCCGCCCGTGATGATTTCCTTGCCTTTCAAGTTGTTGCTGTTCGTGATGGTGGACGGATGGAACCTCGTTATCGGATCGTTGCTCCGCAGCTTTCACTAG